GTAATGGAGCACATTTAAATGTGCTTCATGTTGTGTGCATGCGTGTGGGGAAGGACCAGACTGCTGAACACAGAATCACATAGATTTCAAAACGTCCCCACATTCACCTGGCTCCTGCCCTCGTAATTCCCACTGGCTTTCTCTGATGTGACAATTATGAAAATTCCTGCTCACTTTTCAAATAATTAGCTGTCAGAACGGAAGCAAGCAGCGGCGCCAGCTGCTGCTACCTTAATTCACCCCTGGCTGCCGCATGGAACACCGTCACACGTCCCAGTCAGGGGCACTGAAGCCCCAAAGCAACGATTATTTCCATCCCACTTCCAGCCAGCAGGTGCCGTTCTGCTTGTTTACGGGGATATAGAGGATTTCCAGCAGAAGGCGATGCCAGTTTcacaggagggaaggaaggaggggaagtGTAGAAAGCAAAGAGAACCAGAGCTATAATTATTCTTACAGTTAAAAACGTTAATTTGGTAGGAATCGGAAAAGGAATTGTGAGCAACCCATGTGGCTCTCCTAATCTATACAGCCTGTGTTCTTGGATGCTGTATGTGTCAAAGGGGGTCTTTGCTAGTTTACATACTATTGGGATACTTAGGCAGCAGAGTTTCTCACAGCATTCCCTACTTTACTATTCTTATGTATATAATGCAATAGGTGAGTGTTGCACTTTGTGgacctcaagaagagctctgtataagcacAAAAGCTCTGGATAAGCTCTGTATaagcacttctctctctctcttacaccaatagaagttggcccaataaaaaaatattacctcacccaccttgtctctctaacattgtGGGACCGACACGGCCACAGTGACACTGGCAGATGTGAgacaggggccagatcctcagctggggtaaatcagtgcagctccattgacttcagtggagtaacaccaatttacaccagctgaggattgggcccaaagtctCTGCCCTGGTAAGGTGTTGAGCAGCTTTAGAGGTGGGGgacagaggaaagaaaaatagaTAGAAAAGATGTGTCTTGAGACCATTTTATTTAGTTTCTTTGGCATCCCGTATTTCTCTCCTCATTTGCTCTGCTTGGTAAAGACATTCAGGTGAAAACTTAGGTCTTTGCTTCCTAAGACTTCCACCATTCCTGCTGGCATATTCCCCACCTGACATCACAATTCCCCCTTTTGTGCCATTGTCTCAACAGCTTCAAGCTGTGGCCATAACAAGGTTGTTATGAATCCAAGCTGGGAGAACTGTGAAGGGCAGGAGACTGGGAGTCCGGATTCCTGTGTTCTGTGACGCTGCGCTGACTGGCTTTGTGACTTGGGCCAAGTCCCTTAAGCTCTCTTGCCTTAGTTTACataatttaaatatatgtatgacacagattacctagggaggttggttttagaatccccatcattgggggGCGGGGTTAAGaaaagattagacaaacacctgtctaggCATACTTAAtacctgtctcagtgcagggggatggactagatgacctcgagaggtccctgccagtcttacatttctattatttttgTGATTGACTATAATAAGCAGGTGGAACTGAAGAATTCCTAAATATGTACTGGAATCCACAGTAAAAAGTGTCTCTAACTAGGCCAGTGCTAGTAACTGCTGCTGGATAGGTGTTTTCTGTTGATTATCAAATGGCATAACAGTAGTATGATGAGTGGAAGTGGAGAAAGAAGATCCGGTTTCCTAAGGAATCTAGTGTAGTGTGGCCACCCAGGGGCTCAGGAATGCAAGAGGAGTTCAGGCTGCCACTTCTCAAACGCCAGAGCCACAGCATGTAACACTGGTCACTCGGCATATTTCATAAAGCTCTCTTTCCTAGAAGTCTGCCTATCTGTTGCATTATTTATTGCTAATGAAACGCCACGCAACAGAGATCTTGTATCCAACtataaacaacaaaaaacccgcACATAACataaatgttaattaattaaaaaaaattaacaaaaagggAGGAGAGAACTTCACATTATTTGCTTCCCTTATAAGATgatgcacctccctccccattgatttagttagggattggtcctgctttgagctgggggttggactagatgacctcctgaggtcccttccaaccctgatattctatgattctgtaattgGTTACTGTTGTATCTTTCCATCTGCCTTTCTCTACCCACTGTCTGTTGCCATAATTCACTTTGGAGAGCAAAGTGATCCAGTAGACATTTAGTACAATGTATCCCATGCTGAAGGAGTATATCCCAAAGGGGAGGCACCTGAATAGTCCAGAGACAGAAGAAGGGAACTATGAGATAGCTATGTGATTACAGATCCATCCACCCCCCAAACATCCCACTGCAAATGTGTCCTGGGACTGTGCATAAAGCAGCAAGTAACTCCTTGAAagcaccccgcccccccatcttCCCTTCTTGTTTCTGTGCTGCTCCCTACAGTATCCAAGTGTGGGAAAAGCCCAAGTGTATATGGGCTGCAGGCACAGGCAGCAACCTGCCAGGCCAAGCTTTGTTTCCCTGCTCCTGTGGCACCAGCTGGCCATGACAACACATGGCAGCCTCATGGCTGCAACAATTAATGGCCTCCAAACAGCATGTATCTGAGTGGGGGAAATGGagagttgggagggggagggggaggggaagggggtctaTAAGAGAAAAGGGACCAAAAAAGGAAAAACGTTAAatgcaaaaagaaagaaagagagaggaagacaaaacaaaaaccaagaccAGTGAAGCAGAACCAGAAGAGACCAGGCAAGAGAGACAGAAGGCTTTGTTCTAATCAAAATATACCAGAGTAACTCCACCAATTGACACCAACAGAACTAAGAGCAGTCAAGGTAAAAGGGAAAGACAGTGGTCACTGCATCCAGGCCTGGAGTAATAAGCTAATGGTGCCCATCTGCCAATCTATCACAAGCAGGGGGCTACGACATACAACCCATGTGTCAGGATCTCTTTAAATACTACTGCACTTGCAAGGTGGCAGGTAGCTGAGTGCAAAGCCAAAGAAGAGAATTTTTGGTGttaagagttatttacaaatgCCATTGACACAAAGGAGATTTGGCACAATGATCACAGTGATGCAGAAAGGGTGGCATGTGGTATCTTACATCAGGGAAGGCAGGCTGCTCTTTAAATACCAGAGGTAATGCCCAAGGTCATCATTGCAAATtaagactgatcaagtcacctgtGTCTGTAAACACGAGCACTGTGCAATACCCTTACCCAGGTGCCAGTCCATTCTTTCAACCTTGTCCTTATTACTCCAAGGCAGTAGAACACAGCTAATGTACTGTTGACCTAGACCTAGGTTCACTGCAGCTGTGCATcagaggcctgatcctgcttccattgaaatcaataggatttttgctgttgatttcaatgggagcagaatcaggccccgggCAGAAATTACAGGGGCACGTACAGATTGCTGGGCTGCCACTTCCATTAATCCTAATAACACCAGCACTAATGAATCAAGAGCTGAGATTCGGATTTTGATAACCTTTTGCTCCATTCAGTCAGGAGAGTTGatgggaaacatttctcattattTCCGAGGTCTTTTAATTTTCATGAGGTCATTGGAGCCCTGCTATCCCATTTGCACAGCCTGCAACGTGTGCAGAGTGACCCTGAGAAGACAGCGGAGACCTACAGGCCAGAAGAAAGGCATATCGTGATCAGTGTTGTATGCAATTGTCATTGAGATCAATCAATAGTATTCACTTACAATAGAAAGGTGGAGTCCCTCACTCTTTCTGTTTGAAAATGAATTTAATGTTCATGAAAAGGGCTGAGTGAACAACGCAGCAAACTTGTCCTCAATGCATATAGCATTCACAGCAGCAGGGCAAGCGTCCTCCTTTCAAAGCCCTGCTAATGCATGTCAACCCTGTCTATATATCTTAGGTGACTATAAAGTGCCTATCGCTGTGTTATTTAAACACTGAAATATTGTTTAGCATTTACACAACACTTTATATAGTCCAAATACTGTACAAAAAATTTATTTTCTAGGCTTTACTACCATGCTCATGACTATGACATATGAGTACCTATTAAAGAAGAGCTAACTAATATTAGCAAGTTAACTAGGAGAAGTAGAATGGGCCAATAGACAGGTTATTGAACTGGagctcaggaggcctgggtttgGTTCTTATCTCTAgcactgacctgctgtatgacctcaagcaagtcacttcaccttgctATGCCTCAGTTCTCCTCTCTCTAAAGTGTGGACAATGACACTTACCTTCCTTTATTAAACACTTTGAAATCTATGGACAAAAAGTGCTAGGTACAATTAATTCTTCCTCACAGTTGTCTTTGTCAGATAGAAAGCAAAGatcattgtctccattttacaggtggggaaactgaggcacagagcggcaaagtgacttgtccaaagccaCTCACCAAGTTGGCAGCAGAGCCATTATTAGAATTCAGGACTTTCTGATTTCTAGGCCTCTGCTCACTCCTTCAGACCATGCTGAATGGACCATTTCTGACATCTTCCACTCCTTCTATTCTTACCACATCACCCAGTCCCTTCCTGTCTAGCCATTAGATGGTATTTCctgcatcatttttattttttctggacAGCCTTTTCTTCATAATCATCATCATGCATTAAAAGACAATCTTCATGCACAATGTCCACCTGTTTGTACTGTTTTCACAGCTGCTGCCTTAGACCTCCAGGGAAATCAAGAACTTAAACACCAGTAGGCCTTACCTCTAGAGTTGGTCCTCAGGGAAAATTGGGACTATCATATGTTGATCCCTTCTCTTCCTAATATTCTACTGCTACTTAGTTTATTATTCCTCTTTCACTCTACCCAGCTTCACCTGGTGGTGAAACCCAAGGTGAACACCAGTTCTACAGTACGTAAGCCAGAGCAAAGCAAATAATGTCCATCTAGTAATTGATCTGATTAATTTAACATATTTTTGTTTGGAGAAAATATATGAGCAGATTGTGATTGCCTCAGATTTATTCGGTATTTGAATTTTTTCACATATTTTACTCTATGGATTTGATTTCCAGTATTCAAATTCTGAGCTGTGTCACTCAGTTGTGAGCAGCCAGATACATCACTTGGTAATGTTTCTGTTCCTTGATTGGCTGAGCACATAAGAACTTCTGGCTCAAGTACTTTCATGTGttaatttaaaattcagtttctaCAAACATTGGCATTTGCCACTTGAAATCAAAGATGAATGCAAGAGGGACGTGAGCATGAACAGAGTGAAAAGGCCAAGTGAGCACTCACCAGATATTATAGTAGCTATCAGCAGACAGGTGAGGATTCAGCCTAAAAGCAAACACCCTTTGCTTCTGGGGAGTGCCTGCTGTGACTTTATGAGtgccccaactcccactgaagtcaggccCAAAAGATAATATTCACAACCATCATCATACACAAAAAATGCATAGCCCCTGTGTTTTGACAAGGGATTTCCCATTAGGTACAATTTAGCCCAGTACACCTGCATTGCTGTCTTTGCAGCCACAAGGCAGAAAGGAGTGGTTTCTAAAGATTGATGTAGTGTGTTTATGCTAGTGATGAAAACAATCTTACATTCTTTCTTCCCAGAGAAGAGAAAAGCAATAACACACTGCTATTTTTCTATTTTGTTAAGGCATTTCCTACTACTTTTTTAACACCTAAAATTTACAGCATCTTTCCTTTTCATGTGCTTGCTTCCCCCCGATTTATTCCTGTTTTATACCGATGGaatgccattgaaatcaaaactGGTGTAAAGCTGGAGTAGCACTGTTGGTTTATCAGGCCCTACATTTTTGGAGTGATGTTATGAGTCTGGTTCTTCTTTCCATGAACATTGGTGTAAATTACAAAAAGCTCTAGTGACAACATCAGTGACAgaagtgtaaaactggtgtaagtgagaggagaataaagacccaacagggccggctccaggcaccagatgagaaagcacgtgcctggggtggcacattctaaggggcggcattccagctgccctgccctggttttttgttttggcagCCCGGTCCGCAGCTCCGGAGTTCCCGGCCGGCTACCTGCGCTccaccagtcccagcccagcccttcaCCTCCCTGCGGCTgacgttttttctttttttttgctttggcagtccagccacccttttttttttttttttttttttgcaccctgAGACCCGATATGGTTAAAGGTGCCAGACTGAAAAACTCAATGGATATCACTTATTCCTTGGAATAGGTAGAACATGGGCTGCAGACAGACAGGACAAGCTTTCATCCACACCGCTTCCCTCCATACCAGTATGCTTCAAACCCGATCCTGGTTGAGGGTGGCAGAGTGGCAGGTGGGCACCTCTGGTGGGAAAGGAATTTAATTTTCAAGCAAAGTAATTTTTGCCTTCTTTTCCAAGAGTACCAACAAGGGTGGCAACTGCAATGGTGAATTTTTCCCCAACATGGATGTCAATTAACTATGAAATGGTCCAGTCAGAGCCTAGATACTATAGTGATCAGTACTGTATACAGGTAGATAAATTAGATAGATAGACCTACCAAATAGTAAGGAATTTTTGTCACCGGCATGTTGGGTCAGATTCAAACCAGTGACATAACAATGACAGGATACATCATCCATTAGTaacccaatccccttccccccacatgcCCATCATctcaattttcaaagaaaaaactgGCAGTCACATTTACCTGTAAATTAGAACTTCATCATCCGAGCAGTTATATTGCAGCTGATACATTTTAACCCTGGGGGCTGACTTGCTCACCGTCCACTTGACCAAAGCTGAGGTAGTTGTCACCTCTGACACCAAGACAGTCCTTTCTGGTGGACCTTTCGTCTCCCCTCGATTGGACTTGCTGGAGCTAGTGATGTCAGAaagcctggatttgggtggggcAGCTCGGCCCGTACCGTTGCTGAGGTGTGGAAGCTGCACGATCGAGAGCTCAATGGTCGCGGTCGATTCTCCAGCAGCATTGGCTGCGATGCACGTAAAAGTTCCATAATCCTTGGATGTCGTGATAATGATATCTAAAGTACCATTATCGTAGACTGCTGTCCTCGAAGAATTCCCAATGAGTCGGTCATCTGGAGCCACCCAGTGAATGACTGGGGATGGGTCCCCAATGGCTTTACACTTTAATGTGGCAGTTTGCCCTTCTAAAACCAGCAACTTGTGAGTATGCTGGGTAATGAGAGGTGGCTCACAAACAAATTCCTCTTCCCGTACATACCAAAAGTATCTTCCCTTTAGATTTGGAGGGGAAGCACAAGTTTCCATATCATCATCTCTGTCAAGCCGCCTTAACCACAGCAGCTCACAGTTACAATGCAGCGGGTTGCCTCCAAAGCTAAGAGACAGAGGTGGAGAAAATGGAGTTGCTTCTAATGGAGATGTTTGGGACCTGGCAAATATGGGATCTGGGGGGAGCTTCTGAAGTCTGTTAGAGGTTAGATCCAATCTGGCCAATTTCTGAAGATCTGCAAACGTCCCCTCTGTAATATAATCTATCAGGTTATGATCCAAGCTAATCTGGTGCAGGTTTACCATCTTCCTTATAGATTCCCAGGGGATGCCTTGGAGGTTATTGTAGGAAAGATCCAAGTCTTCCAGTGTCACCAGAAAATCCTCAAAGGCTTCGTCCGAGATGCTGCTCAGCTGGTTGTTATTTATTATCAAGTGCTGAAGGTTAATTAAGCCTCTCAAAATATCCTCTCCAATGTTGGGCAGCCTATTGCTGTCCAAATGCAAAGACCGAAGGCTTTCTAGATCAGCAAAGGAGTAGGGCTGAATGTAACTGATGGTATTCCTGGACAAAGTGAGGTCAACAAGGCCAGACATGTTGGCAAAGTCCTGTCGGCTGATGTTAATAATGAAGTTACCCCCGAGTCGGAGTTCAACAGTCCTTCGATCTATGTCTAATGGTACAAAAAGGAGGCCCTTGGAGGGACACAGAGTCCCCAGCGACTCTGACAGGTTCTGACACACACAGTATTTGGGACAAGCATTGACCGCAACTGCCATTCCAAACACCAGGATGCTGCAGAGCAATTTTTCCATGGTAAATCACGCAGCAGTACCTGCAAGAAAGGAAGAATTACAATTGAGTCAGCAGCTTTTCCAGTCATGCTTTTTAGCTAATATCTTCCCCAAAGAATCAGCTCAAGTGCAACTTCTCCCAGTCACGTgggagaagctgggattggacaataggggatggatcactcgaaactgccctgttctgttcattccctcttaatCATCTGACAATGgtaactgtcagaagacaggatactgggctagatggactattaatttgacccagtatggctgttcttatcttTGAGGTATCCACTCTTCCCAACAAGGGGTGCTAATCCTATGGTTAGAACATCAATTTCTCCCCCTATAATacacttgttttttcccccagattATGATGGTGATGTTTCAAATTGGAGTGGAATAGAAGTTATTATCCAAAATGACCATTCATATTTACAGACATAATGGTTTATGTCTGCTCATGAGTTTTGAGAACTAACTGCTCTTTAGCTATATGGTAACATAACAGGGTTTACAGTTAAATATTAGGTAGGTGGATGAGGACATAGCCTATCGTTGGGCAGTGCTCTCACTTAAAATCAgcgtgacttcagtggaaattatGCATACTTCTCTGAGGGCAGAAGGTGCCCACTAGTGATTACACATCCCTGCATAATAATGTGGAGTTAAACTTAGGGTCAAAAGTTACAATTTAGAGGATAAAAATAGCCACATATTTCCCCTTCAGTTATATGATAATTATAGTGTAATTATCTGGCCAGTCCATGGGGGAGGCTAGTTCATCCCCTCCCATGGCTAAACCCATTGgaggcagctcagggagaggaaGTCTCCTTGAAAACTCACTGCATGGAGATTCCCTTCAACCTCACCATGCCATCTCACCCGGAGGTCACCCCCATGGAAAAGGCTGCAGAGCCCAGTGTAGCAGATCCCCAGGGATCTGTAGGACATCTGTGCTGGCTCTGGCCCCTGGCAAACTTCCCATTACCCTGATTTCCTTGCAGTTCAGACCCTCTGGGGTTGGGATTGCCCACTGGGTCTGAATGGAATGACGTGCATCCTGCCCACTCCCCCTTGGCCAGCCAGTCTCTAGCCCCTTCCCCTGTGCAGATTCTAGACCCACAGAATGGTCTTTGTGGGGACTTGAAGAAGGGGAGCGGTGCTGTGGAGACAGTTGAGTGCCCTTCCATGCAGGAAAGGAGAGAACCACATGCATAGATTCCCCTCCGCGTGCAGAACTTGTTGGGGGGAAACTATCTGGACcttgagctttcgtgggtaagaacctcacttcttcagatgcaacttgcatctgaagaagtgaggttcttacccacgaaagcttatgctcccaatacttctgttagtcttaaaggtgccacaggaccctctgttgctttttacagattcagactaacacggctacccctctgatatctggaCCTTGGTAATTAACATGGGCAAAGGTTACCATATAAGTAAAAACAGGATCTGAGACATCTGTGCCTTGATATTTAAAGTGCTTCTAGAGTATCTAAATTATACAGTAGCTAGAACTGTGATTTCTATTCTAATACACATCATAGACTCATTCCGACTTTCTATGTAGACCTAAtctctttctcccttctcctGTCCCCTGCCCTCTTTTCCCATTCATAGTCTAGAACCATCTTCCTTTCTATCCCTTCGGTGTGTTGATGTCAGTGCCTTCTCCCCTTCATCTTCTGTTGTCCCTGATATCTTTCTTATATCTCCCTGCCTCATTGCTTCCATCTGTTTCTCAAATCTCATGTGCAAACATATCTTGCCATCTTGATCTGCTAGGAGCATTAattcaaagaacaaacaaaacacacttaGAGATTGATTCAGAGGGCTAGATCGTGCCTGGAACCACATGCTTCTGCAGGGGAGTAAAAACACCCCCAGGTCCCTGCATGGACTATCTAACCCTTGTGTCTGGGTGCACAGGCTATATGCCTGCCTACTCCCTTCATTCCCCCTCACCCCATAGGCAGAAAGGGATAAGGAATGGGCAGTCCTCCCTCTACCCCAGGCCCAGAGGCAAGGGGGAAGATGGGAGGGAACTGTTTCTCCGAGAGGTGTCCATGAACTATGAAGTCACCCAGGGTTAAATCCCAGGGAGGTGAATTTTACACACCTGTCCCTTGCTCAGGGCTATGCCTTAAGCACAAGCCAGCCCAAAATCATTAAGGAGAGGAGTTCACCTCCATTTGACCTTCATCACCTCTACTACATAACCTCACACCACTATTTGTGACCCTAGGGGCATGTAGCACCCCTTCCTGATCACACAGATGCCTCATGCTTTCAGTACCCTTTAGTAGCATCCTTTGAAAAGGAAACCTTATAGAATAAGAAAGAAGACATACTCGTGCTATATTGGTTCCTTTCACAGGCCCACGTTTCCAAGGTGGCTTCATCTGATTTAATGAGGAGACATCTCAGAGGTTTGCTTTTGGTAAGTGATTGAAGTATTTATCTCCACCCCTGCAGCTCATCATCTTTTATACTGAGTAACATCAAGCCCTGTGTTACATTGTATGCTTTGAAGGAAGAAGTAAACAAGCTTAACCAAGGAGGGAAGGGTCCACTCTGAAACATTTACCTAGAGTAATTCTGACCCTGCGTATTTGTAGGTGATAAATCATCTGGGTCTAAAAATGGCTTGGAGAGATGTTACCACTTCATACGCTGCGATTTCACACAGCACCCTACAAAGAGCTGCAGTGATTAGCACTGGGATGCCATTCGCCCCTGAGGAACCATCTGACACCAGGAACGCTTTTCAATAAATACAGCTAACTATGCATTTATATATACACTTCATCCCACAGTTGAAAAGACCATTGTCCACCTATTATATCATAATGCAAAGAAGAGATCCAGGTTGGTTAATAATGCTCTGGCATAGGAAACCAAAGTCTGTCACATCGATGAATGTTTTCCAATTCTCGCTCAGAGAAATAGCTCCTGCTCCAATTACAGTCAATGAGAATTAGGGCCCAGAGCcatttgttattgtagggctgctTTCATTGTTTGTATAACATGACTCAAATCCTGACCACTTGGGTGCCAGAGCACTGAGAGGCGTTGCCAAATTAAGTACATTCTGACTATCCTGTATCTATGCAGATTTTATTCCattctcatcaccatggtatctgaataCCTGAGTTCCTCCTTAAATTGTTTCTGCAGCTTCAACTGGGTACAGATTCTTCTGCCCTAaattcagaggcgtagcgagcgccctccgtaccctccgaccggaggggccccgcaaggaagggggcccctaaaagtggcaaaataaataccgcattccagtttctgcattgtaaggggccccgcccggacatatgttcggagggggccaccgttcggagggggccacgttctttgttgctacggccctgcctaaATTGTAATACAGTGTTCATGTGCACCAAAAACAGCTGTTGTGCTctgcccagaggtggctgcatttcactagtGGGGAAAAAATTATTCTGGTATACTCCCTAATACAGTATGTAAATCAGTAGAGAAAGAAAGGCgctatataaatgtaaagtaTCCCACGTGCTGAGCTGTACACAGTAGGGAATTTggggggaggtgtgagggggagggggcattgggatttttttctttaatgctgGGGTTGATCAGCGATGTTGGGATATTAGCATTTATATAATATTATTTTATGGGGGGGAAGGATTGAAGCATCAGTAATTGCTGAGCTTTACAAACAAACAtgactgagggtttttttttttaaaaaggactcaaTTAGTGTCgttttgccttatatattaaataaGGAACTAATCGTTAAAAGAGGTTTGCTAAGACTTAGCAACTATGTTATTGATGCAAATCTATGGCATAGTTAGCAAAGCTCTATAAATATCCTTTATATTATCATCAATTGCTAGTTTTCTACAGACAATAGGCTTTTTGAATCTTAATTACAATTGTGCTGAGAGGCTTTAATTTTGTATATTGCCCTACCAGCTGAAACAATGAACAAAAAGCAGCTTAAAAAACAATTTTGGGGAAAGATCAATACAGTTAATTAATAATAAGCCCTTCCCcagcttctctcttcccccacatcTACAGTCCCCaaacatatatttgaaaatataaatgcaCACTTAGGAGCAATGTCTCCTTTAAGTATCCCAATTACCTAACcacctttttttcctttcctttttgaaTTCTGCTAAATATCATAGCAATTTTGGGAGACAGTCGACTGAGAGCATCAGAGTGAAAAGGGTTTGCAAAAACAGGGGCAGGAACAGAACTTAATTATGGAAAACAGGCATTGATACACAGAGAGGAGGCTGTGAAACAGGAGCTTCTAAATGGCAATGCAAACCCCAATGGGGAAACCATCTGTGGAAGATTTGACAGCTCATCTGCTGTGTGTCtatgtgtttgagagagagagagagagagagaacgcaaATGCTTTTACCAGCAGAAGGATCAATAGCATCTTTAGCAGGAGTGGCATATCATGGCAGCTGTCATTCTGACTGTAGTATGCTATTTGGAAGTATTACTGTGTTAGTTATTTTCAGTAGAAAGTCCCAGCCATTGTGATATATCACCAGCACTGGTATTTTGGTACCATAGACTTCCTTGTGATGCTCTACCGTTTATGTCATTTttactgaatagtaccttaccCGTACGAATAGCCTCACAGACTTCAGTGAAGCTGCTTGTGTGAGAACAGCGAGTACTCATCAATGATAGTGGCAGATTGGGCTCTTAGTGATGAGCCGCTAAGCTGGAGCCCAGTGCATTAGCGTTCATTCAGTTGTGTGCCGGCTAATGGAGCTTAGACTGCTCTTGCAACAGCAAGGCCCAGCAACCAGCTTGTAGGGTTTCAGGACACGTGCATTTGCTTCCTGCTAAGCCCTAGGACTCCATGGTATATGCAAGCTTTTTTATTCAGGTTCTGTATGAGGCTAGAAAGTTAGTTAAGGTATGGATGAGGCTCCTCAAGAAGAGAACGTTGTGGGGTTCCCAGTGtagttccctcccccaccccttagaTTTTTCCTGCAGGAGGAATGGAGACTTCCAGCCCATCGTTTGGATGAAAATTTAAAAGTATGAACAGTATCTAAAGCTTATTGAAGATCTCCCAAGATCTAGGCTCTCTCGTGATGCCCTGGATACATCCTGGTTTCAGACAGAATGGGTATAACAGTGAGAACTCCCTTCTTCATGAGATTATGGTGATTCCACTTCTGATAGCAAATGGGCTTGGGTAAACTAAGAACCACCCCAAATCAGGAGCAGCAGAAGGCccctaaaagtgggagggccacagGTGCCCCTTCCCCTTAAGaccctgccccccctctcccgctcctctcagcccccctgctcactcgcccttatggccagtaaaaagGGGAGGCATGGCGCCCCGCGCCAAACTTTAAAACC
This genomic window from Emys orbicularis isolate rEmyOrb1 chromosome 3, rEmyOrb1.hap1, whole genome shotgun sequence contains:
- the LRFN2 gene encoding leucine-rich repeat and fibronectin type-III domain-containing protein 2, giving the protein MEKLLCSILVFGMAVAVNACPKYCVCQNLSESLGTLCPSKGLLFVPLDIDRRTVELRLGGNFIINISRQDFANMSGLVDLTLSRNTISYIQPYSFADLESLRSLHLDSNRLPNIGEDILRGLINLQHLIINNNQLSSISDEAFEDFLVTLEDLDLSYNNLQGIPWESIRKMVNLHQISLDHNLIDYITEGTFADLQKLARLDLTSNRLQKLPPDPIFARSQTSPLEATPFSPPLSLSFGGNPLHCNCELLWLRRLDRDDDMETCASPPNLKGRYFWYVREEEFVCEPPLITQHTHKLLVLEGQTATLKCKAIGDPSPVIHWVAPDDRLIGNSSRTAVYDNGTLDIIITTSKDYGTFTCIAANAAGESTATIELSIVQLPHLSNGTGRAAPPKSRLSDITSSSKSNRGETKGPPERTVLVSEVTTTSALVKWTVSKSAPRVKMYQLQYNCSDDEVLIYRMIPATNKAFVVNNLVSGTGYDLCVLAMWDDTATTLTATNVVGCAQFFTKEDYPQCQSMHSQFLGGTMILVIGGIIVATLLVFIVILMVRYKVCNNSQGKMANVSNVYSQTNGAQPVQNGVLPQVNPKVVVRNELMEFNCESVQSSISSSSSSVNSRDCDDYSLQSEQGTLSSKWRPPSRSKHNIDRLMGAFASLELKCQKKEDTVDSRTSTVARHSDKEPLLGQQESKFRSLLMLPLEGKTKRSHSFDMGDFATSQCCTYPKKITHIWTKRSLSVNGMLLQYDDNDLAGAKGTYGSSEWVMESTV